In the Pedobacter cryoconitis genome, ATCATCAGCAATACTACATCAGCCTCTTCAAGGGCTTTAATGGTACGCATCACAGAATAAAACTCGATGTTCTCTTTTACTTTTGTTTTTTTACGAAGCCCTGCGGTGTCGATGAACATAAATTCATGTCCGAACTGATTGTAGTGAATATGGATGGAGTCGCGTGTTGTACCTGCAATTGGGGTAACTATGTTTCTATCCTGGCCCATTAAGGCATTGATCAGGGAAGATTTACCCACATTTGGTCTGCCGACAATTGTCAGCTTTGGTAAAGCATTTTCTTCGACTACGTCATCTTCAAAGTGTGAGATCACGTCATCCAGTAAGTCACCTGTACCTGAACCTGTCATGGAAGAGATTGAATAAATATCTCCAAGGCCAAATCCGTAGAATACAGCTGCATCATTTTCTAATGAAGTATTGTCTACTTTATTTACGACAATGAAAACCGGCTTTTTACTACGGCGTAATAGCTGTGCTATTTCATCATCTAAATCTGTAATTCCAGTGATTACGTCAACCATAAACAGGATAACGGAAGCTTCTTCGATCGCGATAACTACTTGTTCACGGATCGCCGCTTCAAATAGATCTTCAGAATTTGCTACATAACCTCCTGTGTCAATTACAGTAAATTGTTTGTGTGTCCATTCAGCAACGCCATAATGGCGATCGCGTGTTACACCACTGAAATCATCAACAATTGCTTTACGACTTTCTGTTAAGCGATTAAAAAGGGTAGATTTGCCTACGTTTGGTCTTCCGACGATTGCGATAATGTTACTCATGTGTTTTGTGAATTGTATTAATTATTAAGGGGTTGCAAAGGTAGGTTTAATTTTCGTACCCGAAACTTTTTAAATAGTTCTTTTTACTACGCCAGTCCGGAAGTACCTTTACGAAGGTTTCAAGGAAGACTTTCTGATCTAAAAATTTCTCAATATCCTTACGTGCTTCAGTACCAACCTTTTTTAGCATAGCGCCGCCTTTACCAATCAGAATGTTTTTCTGAGAATCACGTTCTACAATGATTTCTGCACTGATCCTGGTAATTTTCTCTTCTTCTTTAAAAGAGGTGATCACTACTTCTGTACTGTAAGGGATTTCTTTCTGGTAGTTGTTGAAGATTTTCTCTCTGATAATTTCAGAAACAAAGAAACGTTGTGTCTTATCTGTCAGGTCACCTTTATCATAGTAGGGTGGGTGTAGGGGAAGGTATTCTAAGATTCTTTCCATAATCCCATCCAGGTTATATTTATGCAGGGCGGAGATTGCATAAATATGTTTTGGTTTTAACAGTTCCTGCCAGTAGGCTTGTTTCTCTTCTACTTGCTCCTGGGTTGCACCGTCAATTTTATTGATCAGTACAATCATAGGGATCGTGGTATTGATTATTTTTTCCAGTACGTCGTTTTCATCGTGTTGTTCATTGATGTCTGTAACGAATAAAATTAAATCTGCATCGCTTAATGCGCCTTTGACAAAATTCATCATTGAATCCTGTAGTCCATAACGGGGTTTTATGATGCCGGGTGTGTCAGAAAAAACAATTTGTGAATCTTCTTCATTGACAATTCCAAGAATACGGTGACGGGTAGTTTGGGCCTTCGGAGTGATGATCGATAGCTTCTCCCCCACCAGGGCATTCATTAACGTGGATTTACCAACATTTGGCTTTCCTATTATGCTTACAAAACCTGCTTTATGCGACATTGAATTTTTTTTAAAATAAATTTGCATTGCAAAGAAACGAAATATATCTTTGCAGACCAATTTAAAACAAAGGAAGATTTAATCTTTTATAGTTTTCAATTGTAAATATAGTGCGGGGTGGAGCAGTTGGTAGCTCGTCGGGCTCATAACCCGAAGGTCATCAGTTCGAGTCTGGTCCCCGCTACCTGGAGAAGCATAACCTGCAAAGGTTGGTCGCTTTGAAATGGCCCGTTCGTCTACCGGTTAGGACGCCAGATTTTCATTCTGGAAATAGGGGTTCGATTCCCCTACGGGCTACAAAAGAAAAGGCTGGTTGCATACTAGCCTTTTTTGATTATAAAATACATAGTGCGGGGTGGAGCAGTTGGTAGCTCGTCGGGCTCATAACCCGAAGGTCATCAGTTCGAGTCTGGTCCCCGCTACCTGGAAAGCGTTTAACCCTTAAAAGTTAAGCGCTTTAATTTATGGCCCGTTCGTCTAGGGGTGAGGACGCCAGATTTTCATTCTGGTAACAGGGGTTCGATTCCCCTACGGGCTACTCAAATTTTCATCTTATTTCTTTGGTGAAGAAAATATCCTTAATGAGCTTCTGGTTTACACGTTTACTATTTATATTTTTCTATTCTCTATTTCTATAGTTAGTTGTTTTATAGTTATATATTTGATTCTTTAAAAGAATAATTGTTGATTATATAAAAATAAATACGAGCCCGGTTTATGAAGATTTCTCCTTTTTGGTGTGGCATTTTTGCCATATGTTTATTCGCAGCCTGTAAAAAGGACAACCCTGCACCTTTAGAAATAAAACCTGATCCTTTATTAGCATTGGGAGATTCTTGTTCTTATCAGATGGATGGTAAGTCTTATTCTTTTACGCATCAGAATGGTTTTCAGATTGGAAATGCGCAACCCAATTTTAGGTTGGATTCTTTTATAAACGGAACAAGTTATTATTCTGGCGATAAAGATTCTGTAATGTTCAGCAGAGGTTATGATTTCAACTCGAAGGAGTATGATGCAGGAATCAATATTTCTTTTGCCAAAAAATACAATAAGAAAGAAATGGAGAAAAATGTGCTGGCTTTTTTTACACCGAAAAATGGACTGGATCTTTTTCAGCCTGGAAATTATAGTTACCCTATTGATTATCAAAGAGAGCATACGCAAAATGGTATAGCTATTGATCTGTATACAAGCGAACATTTTTCTACGTATAGCAAAGTTTCTATAGGAAGTCCAACTGCTATAACTTTAGAGAGTCAGCGACAGTCAAGATTCGAAATCATTCGTTGTGTTAAATTAACAAATGGTAACTATTTATTGGAGGCGAAATTCAATACCGTTGTTTTTGATAGGGAAGAAAAGGTTAAAAAGAACGTTGAAAATGGATATTTAAGGTTAATTTTATATTAACAACTACAAAATTTTAATTTTTAAACGTAAAAATTAAAATTAGATCTATCTGTTAATTAAAGGGATAGGGTTGTTTTTTTAAAATAATACAAGTATTTACTACTAATACTTGCGGTTTTTGAAAAATAACCCTATGTTTGCATCACTTTAAAAAACAGTAGTATTAGCCTCTGAAGGCCTGTTTGTTAAGTATATAGTGCGGGGTGGAGCAGTTGGTAGCTCGTCGGGCTCATAACCCGAAGGTCATCAGTTCGAGTCTGGTCCCCGCTACCTGGAGAAGCATAACCTGTAAAGGTTGGTCGCTTTGAAATGGCCCGTTCGTCTACCGGTTAGGACGCCAGATTTTCATTCTGGAAATAGGGGTTCGATTCCCCTACGGGCTACTTAAAAGGTCTTTCTATTCATTTAGGAAGACCTTTTTTTTGTGCTGAATTTTGAGGTAATGCGGGGCGGGCAGTTTGTGGATCAATACCAAAACTTGTGGGGAAGCGTGAAAATTTTTAGTTTTGGGCTTTGAATTTTACAGATGTTATCAAGTTACCAAGAGCTCCTACGTTTATTGGGATCAAGCCATAAATTTGTGGAGCAGTCTTTCTTTTAAGCATACATTTGTATTTGCGATGCCAATGTAATTGATAAGCTGTTAGGGTAGTCTATAAGTTCATTGTCACTGATGCCATGCGTATGAGGCAAATATCCGGTGCTCAGCAATTGACCTTCTGAATCAAAATAACAAGGCTATTTAAAAAATAGTAGCCTATCCAATTTGATCTTAAAGCTAAATATTAATACTGCTCAGGATATAATTCCTATATCCTGAGCAGGTTAATTTAAAAATACTACTTACTTAGGGCAGTTCTCTACAAACTCCCAGGGCCCCCATTGGCCGGCTTCTGGTAATTCATTAGGATTTACGTACCATTTGTTTTTGTATATTTTGCCATTGTAATATACTTTGGTACCAGGTGCCGGATAAGCAATTCCTGCATTATAAGGTGCTACACCACAATTTTCAGTGCCAGGATTGGTTGGGTTGGTAGGATTAGTTGGATCAGTGGGTATAACTGGTGTCTCATTCTTATAGTCAAATGCATTTGCAAGTGCTGCTGATGTAGTTTGTCCATTTAAAACTTTCTTAGCCACATTTAAATAAGTAACACCAGTATAATTCGTTCCTTTTGCGGATAATAAGTTAAGGTTCCAAATCATAATACCATCATTTTTACCTGCTCTGCTTTGTGTACCACCATCATGGATGTATTTTGCTAAATCAGCTTCAAATTGAGGGGTGTGTTCAAAATAAGGTCCCCATGGTTCGTTTGGTACGTGCGTACCATGTGCTAATTGGAAGCCGTAGATGTTGGCATAATAAGCGTAAGAGTCATACATTAACTTGCGGTTAGGCGCTGCTCCGATATTGTAAGCCTGATAAGCAATGATATCCAGTTTATCTCCGGCTGCTTTGATTACAGGAATCATTGCGCCAGTTGCGCTGAAACCAAATAAGCTGATGCTTTTTGTTCCATCGGTTGCACTGTACAAGTAGCTATCAGATTCGCCGGTTATCGTGTTTCTTTTGCTATAAGCAAATGGAGATGCGGCATCATCATTGTTTAATCCGCCTAATGCTCCTGATCCTACAGGTGCTGTCGCGATAATATAGCCTGCCGACTTTGGCATTAATTTCCTGGATTCGGTAATGAACCTGGTTAAATAAGCTACATTAGCTGCATTTCCTGATTCGCTAAAGCTACCAGCAGGCTCAAAATCCCAATCAATCCCTCCAAAACCTATATCATCTACAAAATCTTTGATCTGCTGATAGTTGATATTGTTGAAGTTTTCCGGAGCTCTCCAATAGGTTTCACCGCCTAATGATAAAATTACTGTGATACCGCGTTGTTTCAAGATTCCAACTGCACGTTTCAACATCAAACCGCCTTCAGTTGCCTGGTAGCATTCCAGTCCGGTATTTGCTGTAGAAATATTATAAGAACCCTTTACATACGTCAGGTTAGGTTTGGCAAATGCAAAGAAAACATGTGTTACAGCAGTTGGTAAGGTTGTGAATGCACTTTTTCCATCTTCATTTAACCATCCTTCCGTCCAGCTTGGATAGTAGCCAATAGTGATTGGCTTAGTTAAACTTGCGTTAGCATTGCGTTCGAAATTTACTTGTGTTTTCGAATTGCTTAATGATTGGTTGTCTGATTGCGAATTTCCAGGCTCTGATTTTTTGCAGGAAGAAAAAGCGGTTAGTATAAAAAGTCCTGCTGTAGTGCTCTTTTTTAAGAAATTGCACACTTTCTTTTTCGATGACAATATTTTGTCATCAATTGATAAATGTTGTTTCATAGGGTTAGGTTTTTAAGTTAACCTCAAAAATAGCACGGCAAATAACAATCACAACTTTAATTGTAACATTTTCGATATAAATTATTGAATACTATTCTTGTGGTATTTAATTTTCTTTACAGAATAATATTTGTGCATTTTTTCTTTGCTTTCGAAAATGGCTTTAACTTGTTTATATGTCTCATTGTCACATGATTGCAGGTTTGTTTATTATTATATTTTCTAAAATAATGAAAGTATAAGGTGTTGTATGGAAATATTTGGGCTATTTAATTATATATATTTAATTTTTACTATTTAACAACAAGCCAGGTATATCCGTTTGCCGGTATGGTTACTTCATAAGTTGCCTGATTATTTTTATCTAAAGTATAGGAAACGGCTTTGCCCTCTTTCTCTCTGATATAAGCTTTTCCAGTAAGGCCCGTATAATAAAGCGGCAATGTAATTTTACGGGTAATTTTCTCTTCCGAAGGATTATATAGCATGGCCAATCCCTTTTCTTTTTGACTTGGATTCACATGTAAAATTCCATCCCATTCTCTTCCATCAGCCCTGCGCAGGTGTATAATATCTGAATTTAAAATAGATCTGTATTTCTTATACCAGCTGATTACAGCTGTAACCAATTTCTTCGTTTCTGGCGTATCGTATAACCTTGGGCCGCGGTAACAGGCTTGTATCCCTGCTCCATAGTATTGCATCATCAGTAGTTCATAGGAATCTTGATGTTCTGCCAGCGGTTCTAATGTGGATGCCGCATCACCACCTCCATATTCAGTTAATGGAACGAAACCCCAACTCATAGAAGGGCTCTTCTCCCATGTTCCGTCATAGATATTCTGACGGTTTAAAATAGCTTGTTCCGCCCTGGGTAGTTTGAAATTTGCTTCTTTATACCCCAATGCTATTTTATGAGTCCCATCCAGAAAATACCAATCAGGCGCATTGACATAAACACCATTTTCATTACACCAGCGATATAGCCCTTTCTGCAGTTCTATTTGTGCCCATTGTGAATCTTCCAGTCCCATATGGCCCGGGTGTTTTGTCGATGCACAAACATCACCAGGATATGGCCCGTCATTCTCAAATATATCCAGTCCTGTTTTTTTGATAAATGCTTTAATCTTATCCAGATAAGCTAAGCCCCAGTTTGAACCCAGGCAAGGTGCATGAAGAAACTGAGCATGGACATCTGCTTTTCCTGTTTTAGGATCGATAACATCTTCCTGATCATTAATCCGGCGGCTGGAAAATAATGAATATCCACCCATCAGAATGCCTTTGCTATGCGCGTAATCTACCAATTCCTTCATTTTTGCTATGTTTTCTTCGCTTTGGTCTTCCATATCCACTCCACTGCCAAAACTGAGGATAATAGCCTCATAGCCGGTTTCTGCACATTGATCGACAGCAGTTTTTACTACCTTTGGATCGGTAGAGATCAGGTGCATAAAGATTGGGTTTTCTGTTGACCAAGGGGCGATTTTACGATACATCTTGCGCTGTGCCAATCCATTTCTGTCCCTGTCATAGCTATCCAGCAGCAATTCATTGGTTCTGATAGATTTGAAGGTATTTCTAGGGGCAATTTCTACGCTCGGACCAATCGGCGGATAAACCTCTAGTAAACATGGTGTTTTACGGTTATAGTTAACCTGCGAAGTATAGGTCGAATCTGTGTTCCAATGGGTCGTTTGATCCGATAAACGGGCATTCATGGAATTGTTAAAGGCGTAATTACTTTCTACATAAATTCCGTGCGGAGTCTTGATGTCTTTGGGATTTCCATCTACTGTAGATTCCTCTTCATGTGCAGCAATGATCTCGTTAATCACTTGAGCTAACTTGATGGTTTGCTTTCCTTTATTTTCAACGCTAAGCCATTTACAAATCAGCGGTATGCCATCATATAATTCATAGTTTATATTAACCAGTACCCCTTTTAAAGAAGGCAAATCGGATTCAAAAGAAAACGTAAGCATCTTTCCTGTTGGTTGTTGTCTGTTGGATGCCCACTCATTGGCAGCAGGCTTCCATTTTATAAAGGGTACAATAGGAGTGATCTGATAAGATTTAAAAAAGAAATCTGAATTATTTGCAGTCAATCCGTCCAGCCATTGAGTTAAAAGGTAAGCCTTTTGCTTTTGACCGTATAATCCGCCAACGTTATAAGACTTACCATTGATTGTTAATTTTGCTTCCGGGCTAACTGCTCTTAAAATTTGCTGTCCATTGCTTAGGTTGCTAAAATCTGTACAGGCGAGATTCGGGAATAAACGGAATGATCTTTTAATCAGCCCATTTGATAGAATGATATCTTTATTTGTTATATCGCGATATACTTGCGCTATTTTGCAGGTACTATTGATCAGCCAATCCCGGCTTTTAGCCGTTTCTTCTGTTTTTTTCCATAC is a window encoding:
- the der gene encoding ribosome biogenesis GTPase Der is translated as MSNIIAIVGRPNVGKSTLFNRLTESRKAIVDDFSGVTRDRHYGVAEWTHKQFTVIDTGGYVANSEDLFEAAIREQVVIAIEEASVILFMVDVITGITDLDDEIAQLLRRSKKPVFIVVNKVDNTSLENDAAVFYGFGLGDIYSISSMTGSGTGDLLDDVISHFEDDVVEENALPKLTIVGRPNVGKSSLINALMGQDRNIVTPIAGTTRDSIHIHYNQFGHEFMFIDTAGLRKKTKVKENIEFYSVMRTIKALEEADVVLLMIDAVDGLESQDVNIFHLAEKNKKGIVILVNKWDLVEKDHKTMKAFEEQIRVKLQPFTDIPIVFTSVLSKQRIFKAVETALEVFKNRGKKIPTSKLNDVMLPIIEKYPPPALKGKYIKVKYVTQINATSPMFAFFCNLPQYIKEPYKRFIENKLRENFDFSGAPIQIYFRQK
- the era gene encoding GTPase Era encodes the protein MSHKAGFVSIIGKPNVGKSTLMNALVGEKLSIITPKAQTTRHRILGIVNEEDSQIVFSDTPGIIKPRYGLQDSMMNFVKGALSDADLILFVTDINEQHDENDVLEKIINTTIPMIVLINKIDGATQEQVEEKQAYWQELLKPKHIYAISALHKYNLDGIMERILEYLPLHPPYYDKGDLTDKTQRFFVSEIIREKIFNNYQKEIPYSTEVVITSFKEEEKITRISAEIIVERDSQKNILIGKGGAMLKKVGTEARKDIEKFLDQKVFLETFVKVLPDWRSKKNYLKSFGYEN
- a CDS encoding glycosyl hydrolase family 18 protein → MKQHLSIDDKILSSKKKVCNFLKKSTTAGLFILTAFSSCKKSEPGNSQSDNQSLSNSKTQVNFERNANASLTKPITIGYYPSWTEGWLNEDGKSAFTTLPTAVTHVFFAFAKPNLTYVKGSYNISTANTGLECYQATEGGLMLKRAVGILKQRGITVILSLGGETYWRAPENFNNINYQQIKDFVDDIGFGGIDWDFEPAGSFSESGNAANVAYLTRFITESRKLMPKSAGYIIATAPVGSGALGGLNNDDAASPFAYSKRNTITGESDSYLYSATDGTKSISLFGFSATGAMIPVIKAAGDKLDIIAYQAYNIGAAPNRKLMYDSYAYYANIYGFQLAHGTHVPNEPWGPYFEHTPQFEADLAKYIHDGGTQSRAGKNDGIMIWNLNLLSAKGTNYTGVTYLNVAKKVLNGQTTSAALANAFDYKNETPVIPTDPTNPTNPTNPGTENCGVAPYNAGIAYPAPGTKVYYNGKIYKNKWYVNPNELPEAGQWGPWEFVENCPK
- a CDS encoding alpha-galactosidase, encoding MRKILAALLLFQASHLLAQDKITSLPVWKKTEETAKSRDWLINSTCKIAQVYRDITNKDIILSNGLIKRSFRLFPNLACTDFSNLSNGQQILRAVSPEAKLTINGKSYNVGGLYGQKQKAYLLTQWLDGLTANNSDFFFKSYQITPIVPFIKWKPAANEWASNRQQPTGKMLTFSFESDLPSLKGVLVNINYELYDGIPLICKWLSVENKGKQTIKLAQVINEIIAAHEEESTVDGNPKDIKTPHGIYVESNYAFNNSMNARLSDQTTHWNTDSTYTSQVNYNRKTPCLLEVYPPIGPSVEIAPRNTFKSIRTNELLLDSYDRDRNGLAQRKMYRKIAPWSTENPIFMHLISTDPKVVKTAVDQCAETGYEAIILSFGSGVDMEDQSEENIAKMKELVDYAHSKGILMGGYSLFSSRRINDQEDVIDPKTGKADVHAQFLHAPCLGSNWGLAYLDKIKAFIKKTGLDIFENDGPYPGDVCASTKHPGHMGLEDSQWAQIELQKGLYRWCNENGVYVNAPDWYFLDGTHKIALGYKEANFKLPRAEQAILNRQNIYDGTWEKSPSMSWGFVPLTEYGGGDAASTLEPLAEHQDSYELLMMQYYGAGIQACYRGPRLYDTPETKKLVTAVISWYKKYRSILNSDIIHLRRADGREWDGILHVNPSQKEKGLAMLYNPSEEKITRKITLPLYYTGLTGKAYIREKEGKAVSYTLDKNNQATYEVTIPANGYTWLVVK